CTGCCTCAAGGCCGAACCGTTATTTTGCCCAGATAGAGGACATCACTATACAACACCTGAGCGTCGTAGGCCGATCCCCGGTTTCCGTACCGGTCTCGAGACTCCTGTTTCCGGGAATTCCCTGTGCTTTGCAACGAATGTAGCATGAAGCGATGCCGCGGACAACAGGGGAGTTGGGCGAAGGGAGGCGGTGGCGTACAATGGACCACGCTTTGCAAGAAACGAAAACGGCCGGGGAGGAACCGCCATGTTTGTCTGTGTAACGCTTGCGCTCTTTGTGCTATTGGTCTGCGCTCCCTTTTTGCTGATCACCTTCTGGATAACCCGCCGGAGAGGCGTCAAATGAGCCCCGTGGCCCTGGTTGCTCCGATACTGGCCTTCGGATGCTATACCCTGGCGATCATTGTCTTGACGGGGCGGGGGTACAGGTGGAACGAGGATCGGTATCATTTCTACCTTGCCCGGCGCAATGTCGGGCTGTTTGCTTCCATCTGCACCTTCGGCGCCACCTGGATGAGCGCCGCCTCGTTACTGGGTTTCACCATGGGATTCTATAGAGAGGGCTGGATCACCTTTTTCAGCTCGGTCAACGGTTGGCTACTCGGGCTCGTTCCCATGTGCTTTGTCGTCTTCCGACTGCGGGCCACGCAGGCGCTCTCTCTACCGGAATGGGTGGAGCGCCGTTACGGTGACAGGCGGCTCCGCCCTCTCACCGGCGCGGCGCTGGTGGTGGCCTATATCTTCTATATCGTGATCCAGTTCAAGGTCTTCGGCAACATCGTCTCCCGCATGCTGGAGATAGAGCATGTCTTCGTGGCTTCCTCTCTGGTCTACCTCTTTGTTCTCTATACCACCTTTGGTGGGCTTCCTTCGGTGGTACGGAGCGATATCCTCAACTTTGCCCTGATCATAGGCGGTGTCACCGTGGCGGCCGTGGCGTTGATGGCACAGGTCGGGACCAGCGCGAATCTGCCGGCGCTGGTCCAGCCGGAGCAGGCGGTGGTGAGCCACAGCCCTCCCACCTCGCTGGTGACGGCTGTGCTGATCATCTTCGGGTGGGGGCTCGGTGTGGCGGCGAACCCCCAGTATGCGATCCGGATCGTCTCCGCCAGGAACACCGGCACGGCCCTCAACATGCTGAAAAGCGTCCCCTTTCTGGTGGGATGGATCTATCTCTGCCTCACAGCTATCGCTCTGGGCGGGAAACGTCTGCTTCCGGCTCTGGCGGGGACGCCGGAAGAGACCTTTACCGCCCTTTCCCAGACCGCCCTCCCGCTGTACGCATGGATTCTGCTTTTCCTGGCGGTGATCGCTGCGGCGGTAAGTACCGCCAATTCGCAGCTTCTTCTCGCTGCGTCGTCGTGGTGCCACGACATCTTTGCCGGTTGGGCAACCAGGGGGGGAGAAGAGCTTTTTCTCCTCCGGAACAGGGTGGTGATTGCCGTGATCGCCTCGGTGGCACTGGTCCTCAGTTTTTTCCCGTTACCGGGGATCATGATTCTCGGACGGTACAGCTGGGCCGTTGTGGCCCTCTGCTTCCTCATCCCCCTCTACAGTCCGAAGCCGCACGCGCCGAAAGCGCTCTTCCCTGTGGTCTGTCTGGGATTGGCCGTACACGCGGCCACCATTGCCGTGTTCCGCGTGATGCCTGAGGTGGCCCTGGTCCCCGCCCTGGTAGCCGAAGTGGTGCTGTATGTGGTTCTCGCAAGGAGGTCTGCCTGACTCGATGCTTGGAAACAACGTAGAGACCCAGCTCAAACGGATTGTCATCGGGATTGTGCTGACCCTGGTGACCGTGCTGCTGGGAACAGGCCTGTACCAGGGGTACAGGCAGCGTAACCAGGAGGCGGCGGCGGTGCTGCAGCGCATCAGACCCGTGGTGCAGGCGCTTTCGGGAGAAGCAGCGGCACCGCTGCTTTCGACGCTTGAGCCGTGGTGGAACATCGACCGTATCCAGAGTGTCTCTCCCGAGCTCTACGGTGGGGAACTGCTCTTTACGGCCGACGGCAAGGGGTGGCTGTTGACGCTGGACCGGAAGAAGATATGGATGCATCTTCTGGAGCGGAACCGTCCACTGCTTGTCGTGGCGGTGATCGCCGTTCTCTTTTCTCTGGAGATTGTCATATTCTGGGCCTATGGCATCACCAGACCGCTCAAGCGCCTCGCCTGGGGGCTTGACGAGGTAAGCCGGGGAAACTGGGTGGCGATCAACACGGGAAAGCGGACACCCGCGGAGATCCGTCAGCTGTCGCGGGGCTTCAATACAATGGTCGAAGAGCTCCGCGAATGGCAGCAGGTGCAGCGGAATATCGCCAGAATGGAGCGCCTGGCAGCCCTGGGAAAGCTTGTGGCGGGCGTTTCCCACGAGATCAAGAACCCTCTGGCATCGCTGCGCATCCATATCGAGCTGCTCCGGGAGTATGTCCATGACGAGGGGCGGGAGCACTTTTCCATCGTAGAAAAGGAGCTGGATCGCCTCAACAAGATCGTACTGCAGCTGCTTCGATTCTCTACAAACCGATCTCCAGCCATGCAGGAGCTTCCCCTGGCTCCCCTGTTCGAGTGGTGTCGTGAGATACTGTTGGTCCGGCTGGAAGAGAAGCGTGTCAGCTGGAATGTGGATGTCCCTGGATCCCTGACGGTCTGCGGCGAGGAGGCCCAATTGCAGCAGGCCTTTCTCAATCTCTCGATCAATGCGATTGAGGCGATGGATGAAGGGGGAACGCTTTCGATCAGGGCCGGACGCGGGGAGGGTGGGGTGGCGGTTTCCTTTGTCGATACAGGGCCTGGTGTCCCGCTGTCGGTGCGCGAACGCATCTTTGATCCCTTCTTTTCCACCAAGCAGTACGGGACTGGCCTGGGGTTGAGTGTCACCCACCAGATCGTGGTGGACAGCCACGGCGGCACGATCGAATTGGTTCCCCGGGAGCGGGGAGCGGAGTTCCGCCTTACATTGCCGAGAGGAGGTGCCCCCTGCGGTGCAGGTATGGATCGTGGATGACGAGGAACACTTGGTACGGGGATTGCGTGTGGCCCTTGAACGGGAAGGCCACGATGTCACCGCATTCCATTCTCTCAGCGCCCTTCGGGCTGGGCTGTCCGAGCAGATGCCCCCCCATGTGACACTGCTGGATGTGCGACTGCCCGACGGTGACGGTCTGGACGCACTGCCCCATATCCTGCAGGCGGCACCCTGGGTCCGGGTGATTGTGATGACCGCCTTCGGGGATTCCTCCACGGTGGTCCGTTCGATCCGGGAGGGAGCCTGGAATTTTCTGGACAAGCCCTTCCCTCTGGAAGCAGTCAAGAATATGGTGCGCCGGGCCGGAGAAGCGCTGCATCTCTCCAGAAGGGTCGAGAGTCTCTCCAGGGAACAGACGCAGCAGTTGATCGGATCCTCTGCGGCGCTGGAACGGGTGTGGTCTTTCCTCCACAAGGTGGCGCCGCATCAGGATGTCAATGTGCTGCTCCAGGGTGAGAGCGGCGCAGGCAAGGAGGTCGTCGCCCGCCTGCTGCACGATATGGCGGGCTGTTCCGGCGAGTTTGTGGCTATCAATTGCACGGCCATCCCGGAATCTCTGCTTGAGGCGGAGCTCTTCGGGCACAAACGGGGCGCCTATACGGGTGCCGAACAGGATAAGGAAGGGCTGATCTCCCTTGCCGGAAAGGGGACCCTCTTCCTCGACGAGATTGCCGATATCCCCATGGAACTGCAGGGGAAACTGCTCCGTTTTCTTGATTCCCGGACCTACCGTCCGCTGGGTGGCATGAAGGAAAGCCGTGTGGCCCTCCGTGTCGTGTGCGCCACCGCCGGTTCGCTGGAACAGCGGGTACAGAAGGGGGCTTTCAGAGAGGATCTCTACTACCGGATCTCCCTGTTGCCGCTCACGATCCCGCCCTTGCGGGAACGTGGACGGGATGTCCTCGAGCTGGCGCGCTACTTCCGGGATTTCTTCTGTGATAAAAGGGGCCGCAAGCCCTTCGCCTTCACGCCCGAAGTGGAGGATGTGCTTCTGTCGCACCCCTGGCCGGGGAACGTCAGAGAGATGCGCAATCTCATCGAACGCATCGCCATACTAAAGGATGTGGAGGACCAGTTTGTCCGTCTCTCCGACCTGCCCCCCGATATGCTTGAAGGGCTTCCCGATACCCGGAATCCGGGGAAGGAGGACAGGGACGTCTCGCTGGTAGATCGTGTGGACAGGTACGAACGGGATTTGATCGAGGGAGCCCTCAACGGAAGCGGGGGGAATCGAACCCAGGCCGCGAAGAAACTCGGCATATCGAGGTACGCGCTGTTACGGAGGTTGCAGAAGTATGGCTTCGCCTGATTGGAGGCCCCACCTTCGTGCGGAGCTGCAGGTCCGGCCGGTTCCTCTCCCCCTACTTCTGAGCCGGCTGCGCATCCTCTACGTCCGCGGAGCCGCGTTGACGGAAACCCTCTCCGAGGCGCTCGGGGATGACCCCTTTATCGAACTCGTCCCTCCGCCGGGACTGCAGAGGGGTTCCCAGGATCAATCCCTGGAGCGTGTCGCCGGTGCCGTTTCCATGGAAGAGGAGCTCTACAGGCAGCTCAGCACGTGCCCGGCTTTGCGGCGGCTGCCTTCATCGGCAATCGCCACACTGCTGTCTGCCCTCGATCGCAGGGGATACCTCAGGACCCCCCTTGCGGCCCTGTCGCGGGAACTGCATCTCTCTGCAGATCAGACAGAAGAGCTGCTCCACGCCGTGCAGAGCTGGGTCGACCCACCGGGTCTCTTCGGCCGTGGGTTGGCCGAGGTGCTCCTGCTGCAGCTCCAGCGTGCCGGTTCGGCGGAGAGCGATGCCGCATTCCTGCTCAGGGAGTACGTGCCTCAGATCGAGCAACAGGACGTAGACGCTGTCCAGGAGGCCACGGGGTGGCCCAAGGAGCGCATACATCACGCCCTCGAGGAATTGGCGCGGCTCACGCCCTTTCCCGCGCAGGATATGGAAGGTCCCCGGGATTCTCCACCCATGCCGGAGATCGCGATCTCCTTTGCCCAAAAACAAGTGCGGGTTCGACTGGTCCGGGAAAACCTGCCGACGCTGCGTTTTGAGGGCACCATAGCCTCGAGGAGGGGAGCATGGCCTTTTCTGGAACGGGAATCCAGGGCCCTGTTGCTCGCGCTGGCCGGGAGGTACCGAATGATGGTGCGGATCGCCTGTTATGCAGGCCAGCGCCAGCAACGCTACCTGGAGGAACAGAGCCATGCTCCGGGACCGTGCACCATGCGCCAAACCGCTGCAGCGCTGGGGGTGCATCCCTCCACAGTGCACCGGGCCGTAGCCGGGACCTGGGCGACGTCTCCCCGGGGGATCGTCCCGCTGGAACACCTCTTTTCGCGCCCGCTGCGCGCGCGTCCGGATCTCTCCGTAGATGAGGTCAGGCAATATATCGCCCAGGGACGAAGGATGGGGAAGCGGGACAGGAGGATCGCCCGCGAGCTTTCCCTTCCTGTACGGACGGTGAGCTACCATCGCCGCTGTTGCCGATAGTGGAGCCTGTCGCTGGAGAGCAGACCGTGCGCCTGCAGTGGTGTCCGTGCGGAATCCGCACAGCAGGTTGGCCCCCTGGGTTCGGTGGGTGGCTGCAGTTGCAGGGTTTTCGGGATTTTTCATTTTGGCAACTTTGTTGCTTGTAAAGGGGTGGAGGTGCTGCATGCGTCAAGTGCGATCATCGTTTGCGGGAAGGGGGTGACGATGGCGTCTCGCGGCAGCTGGTTGTACAGTGGAATAGGTGGATGAAACAAAAAGGAGGAATATGCGAATGAAACGGTTTTTTGCACTCTGCGCGGTTTCCCTTCTGGTAGTCGGTCTTCTTGCCGGTTCCGCATTTGCGGCGACCCGGTGGAACGTCAACTCGGTATGGCCGACCAATAACCATCACACCCAGGGACTGGAGCAGTACGCTTCTATGGTGGAAGAGGCGACGGACGGTGAACTGGAACTGGTTGTCCAGGCCGGCGGCGCCCTTGGATTCAAAGGCCCCGAGCTGCTCAAGGTGGTCCGCGACGGCATCGTTCCCATGTCGGATATGCTGGTCAGCGGTGTGCAGGGCGACGAGCGGATCTTCGGCATCGTCACCCTCCCCTTCCTGGTCCACAGCTTCGAGGAAGGCCGGCTGCTCAACGAGATCGCCCGTCCCTACTTCGACAAAGCCTGTGAGGAGAAATGGAACCAGAAGATCCTCTACATCGCTCCCTGGCCGGCTGCGGGGCTCTGGACAAAGGAGAAGGTCACCTCCCTGGAAGATATGGAGGGGCTCAAAACCAGGACCTACGACAAAAACGGCGCCCTTGTCATGGAAGCCGTCGGGGCGACCCCCCATCCGCTGCCCTTCAGCGAGGTCTACTCCTCCCTGGCAACGGGGCTGATCGACTCGGTTCTGACCTCCACACCCACCGCAGTGGACGCCAAGTTCTGGGAAGTGCTCAAATACTTCGACCGTATCAATGTGACCATGGCTACCGATATGGTGACCGTCAATCTCCGGGCGTTCAACAACCTTGACCCGGAACTGCAGGAGGTTCTTGTCGAGAAGGGCAAGGAGATGGAAGAGATTATGTGGAGCAAGGTCGCCGAACTGGACAAAGAAAAGGAAGCGATCTGCAACGAGCACGGTATCGTCAGTGTGCCCATCTCCGAGGAATTCATGAACAACCTTACCGATGTGACCGCGGATATCCGCGACGAGTGGCTCGCCAAGTCCCCCGAAGAGGCGAAGGAGATCTACAACGCCTTCCTCGAGGAGGTTGGCAGGAAGTAACGGCACAGGGCATACCGGTCGACCTCTGTGCCGACCGGTATGCTTTTTTGTTTCCGGTAAGGAGGAGAGATTGTGAACGCGATCATTCGCTGTATCGACAGGATTTCCAGGCTTGGCGGCGTGCTGTCAGGCATTTTGATTGTGTTGGGGACATTGCTGGTGTCTTCCGAGATTGTGGCGCGGACCTTTCTGGGGACCACGCTCTATATCTCGGCCGAGTACGCAGGCTACTGTATGGCTGCGCTCACCGCACTGGCCCTCGCCTATACGCTGCAGGAGAAAGGCCATATCCGTATGACCTTTCTTCATACAGCCCTTCACGGGAGGAAGCGGCTCATTCTTGATCTGATCTGTTATGGAGTGGGGTTTGTCTTCTGCATCCTTCTGACATACGCAACCTGGAATTTCTTCTGGGATTCCGTGGTGAGCGGGACCAAATCCATGGGTATCACCGAGACCTATCTGGCGATTCCCCAGTCCTTCCTTTTCATCGGCGCGGTGATGCTGATGCTGCAGTTTGTGGCCGAGTTTTTCCGTGATCTTCAGAAGCTCCGCAGAGGCGAGACGGAGAACGTGGGTGAGGCTGTCCAGCTGGGGCGGTAGGGAGCGCAGTCCCCGTTGTCTATGCAACGCATGGAGCGGTACGCACACTGATCTTGAAAGGACGTCGGTACCATGGATCTCTTTACGGTTTCAATGACCCTCCTGGGGCTGCTGGTGCTTTTCCTGGGCAGTTCCGTATGGATCGGAATCTCTCTTTTTTTTGTAGGTCTGGGCGGTCTTTTTCTCTTTATGAGCATCCCCGACCACGTGATCATCAATATCATGGGGAACGTGATGTGGAACAATACCAGCGGTTCCACAATGCTGGCTCTGCCCCTCTTCATCTTTATGGGAGAAATCCTCTTCCGGAGCGAGATATCGGGCAATCTGTTCAAGGGGCTCTCGCCATGGATGGACGCAATCCCCGGGCGTCTGATCCACGTGAATATCTTCGCCAGCGCCCTCTTTGCCGCGGTGAGCGGTTCTTCGGCGGCCACCACCGCCACGGTGGGTAAGATCACGCTGCCGGAACTGTCGAAACGCAACTACAGCAGAGGATTGTGTCTCGGCTCCCTTGCCGGTTCCGGAACCCTCGGTTTCCTGATCCCACCCAGCATGATGATGCTGGTCTATGGGATCATGGCCGATGTCAGTATTGGGAAACTCTTTGTCGGCGGCCTTATCCCGGGACTTATGATAGCCTTTCTGTTCAGCGGGTATGTGATGGCCCGAAGCCTTATGCATCCGGAGTTCGCACCGGCAGGCACGACTGCTCCCACCTGGGGACAGCGGATCCGCTCTCTGCCGCTGCTTGCGCCTGTTGTGATACTGGTGGGCTTTGTGCTGGGGAGTATCTACGCCGGCTGGGCCACCCCCACTGAAGCCGCAGCGGTGGGGGTGCTGGGATCGCTCTTCTTTGCGGCCCTGAGCAGAAGCCTGACCTTCGATGTCTTCAGGCAGGCGTTGATGGGCGCCGTCAAGACGAGCTGCATGATCATGTGGATTGTCTGCGGGGCTGCCTTTCTCTCCGTTTCGGTGGGGTACCTCGGGCTCCCCAGGGCGCTCACGGAGTATATCGGTTCGCTGAACCTCTCGCCCTATCTGTTGATTGTGATCCTCTCTGTCATGTACCTCTTTATGGGATGTCTGCTTGACGGCTTCTCCATGATCGTCATGAGTCTCCCCATCGCCCTTCCTCTGGTGAATCTGGCGGGGTTCGACCCCCTCTGGTTCGGGATCTACCTCGTCATCATGATCCAGCTCGCCCAGATCACACCGCCGGTGGGGTTCAATCTCTTTGTCATCAATGGGCTCGTGGACGAGAGCATCGGGAAGATCGCCATCTCGGCCCTGCCCTTTTTCATCATGCTGCTGGTCATCACTGTTGTCCTGACGCTCTTCCCGGGTATCGTACTCTACCTGCCCAGCCTTATGGTGGGGGGAGGCTAGGGGATGTCCTTCCGGATCACCCAGGCTGGAGACAGCTGTCTCCTCGTCGAATTCGAAGAGCGTATCGCGCCGGAGACCAACGCCAGGGTCCATGCCCTCCGCGAAGCCGTGACCCGTCGGGGCCTCACCGCCGTTGAAGAACTCGTCCCGGCCTACCGTTCCCTGGCGGTCTACGTGGATCCCCTGCAGATGCGTTCCTGGGAGTCTCTGCGAAACGTCCTGGAAGAGATTGCTTCCACTGTTTCCGACTCCACCCCTGGAAAGCGGGAGGGGCTTGTCCTGCCGGTCCTCTATGGCGGGGAGGCCGGGCCCGATCTTGACAGCGTAGCCGAAAACGCCGCGCTCTCCCCTGACGAGGTCGTAGAGCGGCACAGCGCTGCAACCTACTACTGCTACATGCTGGGGTTCACCCCGGGGTTCCCCTATCTCGGCGGGATGGATGCCTCCATCGCCACCCCCCGACTGGACTCGCCCCGCACAAGGATACCGGCGGGCAGTGTGGGGATCGCCGGAGCCCAGACGGGCGTGTATCCTGTGGAGAGCCCCGGCGGGTGGCGGCTGATCGGGCGGACTCCGCTGGCGCTCTTCGACCCCGACCAGTCCCCGCCCACACTGGTACAGGCGGGGATGTGGATCCGTTTTCGTCCGGTGACCCGGGAGGAGTGGGAACACATCGATGCCTCTGTGAGGCAGGGTGTCTATCAGCCCGATCGGTTTACGGGTACCGAGGAGGAAGAGCGATGAGGTTCCATGTTGTTTCCCCGGGCTTGCTCACCACTGTTCAGGACCTGGGGCGGAAGGGCTACCAGGCCATCGGCATGCCTGTCGCCGGTGCCATGGACGCCTGGAGCTTCCGGGCGGGGAACATCCTGGCGGGCAATCCCGAGAACAGTCCGGCGCTGGAGGTGACGGTACTGGGGCCGACCCTGGAGGTGGAGGGGGACGGCCTGGCCGTTCTGGCAGGCGCCGACCTGGGACTCTGCCGGAACGGGACCCCCATTCCACCCTGGACCGC
This DNA window, taken from Synergistales bacterium, encodes the following:
- a CDS encoding sodium:solute symporter family protein produces the protein MSPVALVAPILAFGCYTLAIIVLTGRGYRWNEDRYHFYLARRNVGLFASICTFGATWMSAASLLGFTMGFYREGWITFFSSVNGWLLGLVPMCFVVFRLRATQALSLPEWVERRYGDRRLRPLTGAALVVAYIFYIVIQFKVFGNIVSRMLEIEHVFVASSLVYLFVLYTTFGGLPSVVRSDILNFALIIGGVTVAAVALMAQVGTSANLPALVQPEQAVVSHSPPTSLVTAVLIIFGWGLGVAANPQYAIRIVSARNTGTALNMLKSVPFLVGWIYLCLTAIALGGKRLLPALAGTPEETFTALSQTALPLYAWILLFLAVIAAAVSTANSQLLLAASSWCHDIFAGWATRGGEELFLLRNRVVIAVIASVALVLSFFPLPGIMILGRYSWAVVALCFLIPLYSPKPHAPKALFPVVCLGLAVHAATIAVFRVMPEVALVPALVAEVVLYVVLARRSA
- a CDS encoding sigma-54 dependent transcriptional regulator, with amino-acid sequence MQVWIVDDEEHLVRGLRVALEREGHDVTAFHSLSALRAGLSEQMPPHVTLLDVRLPDGDGLDALPHILQAAPWVRVIVMTAFGDSSTVVRSIREGAWNFLDKPFPLEAVKNMVRRAGEALHLSRRVESLSREQTQQLIGSSAALERVWSFLHKVAPHQDVNVLLQGESGAGKEVVARLLHDMAGCSGEFVAINCTAIPESLLEAELFGHKRGAYTGAEQDKEGLISLAGKGTLFLDEIADIPMELQGKLLRFLDSRTYRPLGGMKESRVALRVVCATAGSLEQRVQKGAFREDLYYRISLLPLTIPPLRERGRDVLELARYFRDFFCDKRGRKPFAFTPEVEDVLLSHPWPGNVREMRNLIERIAILKDVEDQFVRLSDLPPDMLEGLPDTRNPGKEDRDVSLVDRVDRYERDLIEGALNGSGGNRTQAAKKLGISRYALLRRLQKYGFA
- a CDS encoding TRAP transporter small permease, whose translation is MNAIIRCIDRISRLGGVLSGILIVLGTLLVSSEIVARTFLGTTLYISAEYAGYCMAALTALALAYTLQEKGHIRMTFLHTALHGRKRLILDLICYGVGFVFCILLTYATWNFFWDSVVSGTKSMGITETYLAIPQSFLFIGAVMLMLQFVAEFFRDLQKLRRGETENVGEAVQLGR
- a CDS encoding TRAP transporter substrate-binding protein, with translation MKRFFALCAVSLLVVGLLAGSAFAATRWNVNSVWPTNNHHTQGLEQYASMVEEATDGELELVVQAGGALGFKGPELLKVVRDGIVPMSDMLVSGVQGDERIFGIVTLPFLVHSFEEGRLLNEIARPYFDKACEEKWNQKILYIAPWPAAGLWTKEKVTSLEDMEGLKTRTYDKNGALVMEAVGATPHPLPFSEVYSSLATGLIDSVLTSTPTAVDAKFWEVLKYFDRINVTMATDMVTVNLRAFNNLDPELQEVLVEKGKEMEEIMWSKVAELDKEKEAICNEHGIVSVPISEEFMNNLTDVTADIRDEWLAKSPEEAKEIYNAFLEEVGRK
- a CDS encoding TRAP transporter large permease subunit, whose product is MDLFTVSMTLLGLLVLFLGSSVWIGISLFFVGLGGLFLFMSIPDHVIINIMGNVMWNNTSGSTMLALPLFIFMGEILFRSEISGNLFKGLSPWMDAIPGRLIHVNIFASALFAAVSGSSAATTATVGKITLPELSKRNYSRGLCLGSLAGSGTLGFLIPPSMMMLVYGIMADVSIGKLFVGGLIPGLMIAFLFSGYVMARSLMHPEFAPAGTTAPTWGQRIRSLPLLAPVVILVGFVLGSIYAGWATPTEAAAVGVLGSLFFAALSRSLTFDVFRQALMGAVKTSCMIMWIVCGAAFLSVSVGYLGLPRALTEYIGSLNLSPYLLIVILSVMYLFMGCLLDGFSMIVMSLPIALPLVNLAGFDPLWFGIYLVIMIQLAQITPPVGFNLFVINGLVDESIGKIAISALPFFIMLLVITVVLTLFPGIVLYLPSLMVGGG
- a CDS encoding HAMP domain-containing protein is translated as MLGNNVETQLKRIVIGIVLTLVTVLLGTGLYQGYRQRNQEAAAVLQRIRPVVQALSGEAAAPLLSTLEPWWNIDRIQSVSPELYGGELLFTADGKGWLLTLDRKKIWMHLLERNRPLLVVAVIAVLFSLEIVIFWAYGITRPLKRLAWGLDEVSRGNWVAINTGKRTPAEIRQLSRGFNTMVEELREWQQVQRNIARMERLAALGKLVAGVSHEIKNPLASLRIHIELLREYVHDEGREHFSIVEKELDRLNKIVLQLLRFSTNRSPAMQELPLAPLFEWCREILLVRLEEKRVSWNVDVPGSLTVCGEEAQLQQAFLNLSINAIEAMDEGGTLSIRAGRGEGGVAVSFVDTGPGVPLSVRERIFDPFFSTKQYGTGLGLSVTHQIVVDSHGGTIELVPRERGAEFRLTLPRGGAPCGAGMDRG
- the pxpB gene encoding 5-oxoprolinase subunit PxpB; amino-acid sequence: MSFRITQAGDSCLLVEFEERIAPETNARVHALREAVTRRGLTAVEELVPAYRSLAVYVDPLQMRSWESLRNVLEEIASTVSDSTPGKREGLVLPVLYGGEAGPDLDSVAENAALSPDEVVERHSAATYYCYMLGFTPGFPYLGGMDASIATPRLDSPRTRIPAGSVGIAGAQTGVYPVESPGGWRLIGRTPLALFDPDQSPPTLVQAGMWIRFRPVTREEWEHIDASVRQGVYQPDRFTGTEEEER